Proteins encoded by one window of Cloeon dipterum chromosome 4, ieCloDipt1.1, whole genome shotgun sequence:
- the LOC135943826 gene encoding putative ankyrin repeat protein RF_0381 — translation MKNKGETPMLLFASKVGDVEICGYFVEKGANVVGTVDKRGTNVFHYAARNAAHGLQLLEFFASRGADVERENENGEGAEIVAVKEGNFDFAIALFNKRSDFMSFLAHCTAYEVKLDTLKSLYEKNASVGNVNNKMDLYYLIPAVARFRDLDTMKWVLEICRSSLEYSTHVRKKILLAALKECGDNMKHGEQIVRFLMEECSLELLPSDLECLLKSTFLKGNIPMVDYLMKKHGACISDKKSFLEELLSDENVKAESIGEFLNLVGKKMDEFLIYPLHFASEHSRPDVCEWMVRQGFDVTAVDSATLGTVLHYSVLNISHALTNIRFFAPKMPVKDMNRKDFLGRTALHVALAEKRHVVADELIKYGADLDVDFKGCNLLLYCVGRNTLSSAKFVYAKKKSMVNGLGPEGKIALLIASKFKNNRMLQWLRKITTRSPTSI, via the coding sequence aTGAAAAACAAAGGTGAAACTCCGATGCTGCTTTTCGCTTCCAAAGTTGGCGATGTGGAAATTTGCGGCTATTTCGTGGAAAAAGGTGCCAACGTCGTCGGCACCGTGGACAAAAGAGGCACCAACGTCTTCCACTACGCCGCCAGGAACGCCGCGCACGGCTTGCAACTGCTAGAATTCTTTGCGAGCCGCGGAGCAGACGTCGAAAGAGAAAATGAGAATGGTGAGGGAGCGGAAATCGTTGCCGTCAAAGAGGGAAACTTCGACTTCGCGATCGCACTGTTCAACAAAAGATCAGATTTTATGAGCTTCTTGGCACACTGCACCGCCTATGAGGTCAAACTGGACACATTGAAGTCTTTGTACGAGAAAAACGCGTCCGTGGGCAACGTGAACAACAAAATGGACTTGTACTATCTGATTCCCGCAGTGGCACGGTTCAGAGACTTGGACACCATGAAGTGGGTACTCGAGATCTGCAGAAGCAGCTTGGAATATAGCACtcatgtgagaaaaaaaattctcctTGCGGCTTTAAAGGAATGCGGTGACAACATGAAGCACGGCGAGCAAATCGTTAGGTTTTTAATGGAAGAGTGCAGTCTGGAACTTTTGCCGAGTGATTTGGAGTGTCTTCTGAAATCCacatttttgaaaggaaacaTTCCCATGGTAGATTATCTGATGAAGAAGCATGGCGCTTGTATATCGGataaaaaatcgtttcttGAAGAACTCCTCAGCGATGAAAACGTGAAAGCCGAGAGCATTGGAGAATTCCTCAATCTGGTCGGGAAGAAGATGGATGAGTTCCTCATCTATCCTCTCCACTTTGCTTCTGAGCATTCGAGGCCTGATGTGTGCGAATGGATGGTCCGTCAGGGCTTTGACGTGACTGCTGTCGATAGTGCCACGTTGGGCACGGTTCTCCACTATTctgttttgaatatttcgCACGCACTGACGAACATTCGGTTCTTTGCCCCGAAAATGCCCGTGAAAGACATGAATCGAAAGGATTTTCTAGGCCGAACGGCGCTTCACGTAGCCCTCGCCGAAAAAAGACATGTTGTTGCTGACGAACTGATCAAATATGGCGCCGATTTAGACGTCGATTTTAAAGGATGCAATCTGCTGCTGTATTGCGTGGGAAGAAATACTCTGTCCAGCGCCAAGTTTGTGTAcgcaaaaaagaaaagcatgGTCAATGGACTGGGACCAGAAGGAAAGATCGCTTTGCTCATCGCCAGCAAGTTCAAAAACAACCGCATGCTCCAGTGGCTGCGTAAAATCACCACCAGATCCCCGACTTCGATATGA
- the LOC135943825 gene encoding ankyrin-3-like translates to MSSKKEKKTVTNTVTSTNGVHEKEPENPQEMELEEQQKDTLKTKLDNVKAERGDFPAVHFAAKKSDVEVCRHLVEQEGADVNEKCRRSGATPLHYAAMNETHGDALIDYLIEKRCDLSEKDYRNKRAIDYALKVGNFNIAIKLFQLSQSHLEPENRWSLLRFSIRKNHLKFAKFVSKDDMKFRKDPEYDLEILLTACMYGELAIIKWLFEDIEIHVRWIWGDGLKNKILCHAAANRYRARDILQYLFSVFQLSSDEQRNAFGNALVSAIQGLPFNAVKAEEFIQLLGSNVRLKISGFTLMHHAAKNSVAALEFVHNKDASLINEVSDDGATVLHLAAMFGNVDMCRWLIDHEQDIYAVNKNNDGTFLHYAAQNVCNGDVIIKKFGRKLRDIVNQIDKYLYTPLHWVLVSKYSANKNAKALLSYGADLSVRKKGNNFLHFCIVKGKLKSAKFVHAMDKDLIKQRGEGGKTTLHLAADHFNEKICLWLVSEGADPRETTVGGKTVLESTCSEEAKMFLRSLITTKK, encoded by the exons ATGAGCAGcaaaaaggagaagaaaactGTAACAAATACAGTTACGAGTACCAACG GAGTACACGAGAAAGAGCCGGAAAATCCTCAGGAAATGGAATTGGAAGAACAGCAAAAAGATACGCTAAAGACCAAACTGGATAACGTCAAAGCGGAAAGAGGCGACTTCCCCGCTGTGCATTTTGCGGCCAAGAAGTCGGATGTTGAGGTTTGCCGTCATCTCGTGGAACAGGAGGGCGCCgatgtaaatgaaaaatgcagaaGATCTGGCGCCACTCCTCTGCACTACGCTGCCATGAACGAAACCCACGGAGATGCTCTGATCGACTACCTCATTGAGAAAAGATGCGATCTTTCTGAGAAAGATTATCGAAATAAAAGGGCTATTGATTATGCTCTTAaagttggaaatttcaatatcGCCATCAAATTGTTCCAGCTATCACAGAGTCATCTAGAACCTGAAAATAGATGGAGCTTGCTACGCTTTTCTATAAGGAAAAACCacttaaaatttgctaaattcgTCTCTAAAGACGATATGAAGTTTCGCAAGGATCCGGAATATGATCTTGAAATTCTTCTGACAGCATGCATGTATGGAGAGTTGGCGATCATCAAGTGGTTGTTTGAAGATATCGAAATACACGTCAGGTGGATTTGGGGAGACggattgaaaaacaaaattctttgcCATGCAGCTGCGAACAGATACCGTGCAAGAGACATCCTTCAATATCTGTTCTCAGTGTTCCAACTCTCCTCTGATGAACAAAGAAATGCTTTTGGGAACGCTCTTGTGTCAGCAATTCAAGGACTACCTTTCAATGCTGTAAAAGCAGAAGAGTTTATTCAGTTGTTAGGCAGTAATGTTAGGCTCAAAATATCAGGATTTACTTTGATGCATCACGCCGCGAAAAACAGTGTAGCCGCATTGGAGTTTGTGCACAATAAGGACGCAAGCCTGATCAACGAGGTCAGTGACGATGGTGCCACAGTTCTCCATCTCGCTGCAATGTTTGGAAACGTGGACATGTGCCGATGGTTGATCGATCACGAACAAGACATCTACGCCGTGAACAAAAACAATGATGGAACTTTCCTCCATTACGCTGCTCAGAACGTGTGTAATGGAGACgtgatcattaaaaaatttggacgCAAACTCCGCGACATTGTGAACCAAATCGACAAATACTTGTATACTCCTCTTCATTGGGTCTTGGTCAGCAAATAtagtgcaaataaaaacgccAAAGCTTTACTAAGCTATGGTGCCGATTTGAGCGTGagaaaaaagggaaacaaCTTTCTTCACTTCTGCATCGTTAAGGGCAAGTTAAAGAGTGCCAAATTCGTGCACGCCATGGACAAAGATCTGATCAAGCAAAGGGGAGAGGGAGGAAAAACCACACTGCACCTTGCTGCCGACcactttaatgaaaaaatctgcttATGGCTAGTGAGTGAGGGAGCTGATCCTCGAGAAACTACCGTTGGAGGAAAAACTGTGCTAGAATCCACTTGCAGTGAGGAGGCCAAGATGTTTCTCCGATCGTTGATCACAACCAAGAAATAG
- the LOC135943824 gene encoding putative ankyrin repeat protein RF_0381, with protein sequence MKNRGETPMLLFASKVGDVEICGYFVEKGANVVGTVDKRGSNVFHYASRNAAHGLQLLEFFASLGADVNRKNDNGEGAEIVAVKEGNFDFAIALFNKRSEDMSDNSFLAYCTTYEVKLDLLKSLYERNASVGNVDNEIDLCLIPAAARFGDLDTMKWVVEICRSSLEYSTHVRKGTLLAALIASGDNMKHSEQIVRFLMEECSLELLPTDLECLLKSAFLKGNIPMADYLTKKHGASLIDKNSFVKKLIRVENVKVESIGEFLNLVGKKMDELLIYPLHFASEHSRPDVCEWMVRQGFDVTAVDSASLGTVLHSSVLNISHALANIRFFAPKMPVKDMNRKDVLGKTALHVALAQERHDVADELIKYGADLDVDYRGCNLLLYCVGRNRLSSAKFVYAKKKSLVHGLGPEGKIALHIASEFKNNPMLQWLREITTRPPTSI encoded by the coding sequence ATGAAAAACAGAGGTGAAACTCCGATGCTGCTTTTCGCTTCCAAAGTTGGCGATGTGGAAATTTGCGGCTATTTCGTGGAAAAAGGGGCCAACGTCGTCGGCACCGTGGACAAAAGAGGCTCCAACGTCTTCCACTACGCCTCCAGGAACGCCGCGCACGGCTTGCAACTGCTCGAATTCTTCGCGAGCCTCGGAGCAGAcgttaatagaaaaaatgacaatgGTGAGGGAGCGGAAATCGTTGCCGTCAAAGAGGGAAACTTCGACTTCGCCATTGCACTGTTCAACAAAAGATCAGAGGATATGAGCGATAACAGCTTCTTGGCATACTGCACCACCTATGAGGTCAAACTGGACTTATTGAAGTCTTTGTACGAGAGAAACGCGTCCGTGGGCAACGTGGACAACGAAATCGACTTGTGTCTGATTCCCGCAGCGGCACGGTTCGGAGACTTGGACACCATGAAGTGGGTCGTCGAGATCTGCAGAAGCAGCTTGGAATATAGCACTCATGTGAGAAAAGGAACTCTCCTTGCGGCTCTAATAGCATCTGGTGACAACATGAAGCACAGCGAGCAAATCGTTAGGTTTTTAATGGAAGAGTGCAGTCTGGAACTTTTGCCGACGGATTTGGAGTGTCTTCTGAAATCCGcatttttgaaaggaaacaTTCCAATGGCAGATTATCTAACAAAAAAACATGGTGCTTCTTTAAtcgataaaaattcatttgttaaaaaactCATCAGAGTTGAAAACGTGAAGGTCGAGAGCATTGGAGAATTCCTCAACCTGGTCGGGAAGAAGATGGATGAGCTCCTCATCTATCCTCTCCACTTTGCTTCTGAGCATTCGAGGCCTGATGTGTGCGAATGGATGGTCCGTCAGGGCTTTGACGTGACTGCTGTCGATAGTGCCTCGTTGGGCACGGTTCTCCATTCTTctgttttgaatatttcgCACGCTCTGGCGAACATTCGGTTCTTTGCCCCGAAAATGCCCGTGAAAGACATGAATCGAAAGGATGTTCTAGGCAAAACGGCGCTTCACGTAGCCCTCGCCCAAGAAAGACATGATGTTGCTGACGAACTGATCAAATATGGCGCCGATTTAGACGTCGATTATAGAGGATGCAATCTGCTGCTTTATTGCGTGGGAAGAAACAGGCTGTCCAGCGCCAAGTTTGTGTACGCAAAGAAGAAGAGCTTGGTCCATGGACTAGGACCAGAAGGAAAGATCGCTTTGCACATCGCCAGCGAGTTCAAAAACAACCCCATGCTCCAGTGGCTGCGTGAAATCACCACCAGACCCCCGACTTCGATATGA